From a region of the Triticum aestivum cultivar Chinese Spring chromosome 7D, IWGSC CS RefSeq v2.1, whole genome shotgun sequence genome:
- the LOC123164192 gene encoding uncharacterized protein codes for MQLASPIYFLRGRGREGQPRSKSWPATRSDLQPTPATMARHHLLLFPPLLALAFSFVVAAPEGDAAAFIDGASHRYLRDQQEDQATSMSLDEVSAAVSVLLGFAPPAMLPAPSSAKLNKLLLPNPFDRPRSVFLMQLDGSHDYVDGFISDAGSIYKTKIDGAKSAAIELTDKDELIVIRSDESSGLDVLDNELANLATWLAGSYQKADSKLNIPLKSGNSLTLFLTKEADVEFASSLISLLKTIERGIQVHEDFSGGIVSPAELLVCHFTGIKALEDEYGSAEIVKQGAEVVQTALTKALDQLQGAYNGKIVGLVISAKEASTSLASIIDALSSLHISRRLAEASKTNATASIAAIYLVRLSLAWITGIILLVSTLIGICLLMNMPLTRDTLLYSNVKID; via the exons ATGCAGCTTGCTTCCCCTATCTATTTTcttagagggagggggagagagggacaACCAAGATCCAAATCTTGGCCAGCGACTCGATCGGATCTCCAGCCGACGCCGGCGACCATGGCTCGCCATCACCTCCTTCTCTTCCCCCCTCTCCTCGCGCTTGCCTTCTCCTTTGTCGTCGCCGCCCCTGAG GGAGATGCCGCCGCCTTCATCGATGGCGCATCACACCGCTACCTGAGGGATCAGCAAGAGGACCAG GCCACGTCCATGTCACTTGATGAAGTTTCTGCAGCTGTTTCTGTCTTGCTTGGTTTTGCACCACCTGCCATGCTTCCTGCACCTTCTTCTGCAAAG TTAAACAAGCTGCTACTCCCAAACCCATTTGACAGGCCTCGTTCTGTTTTCTTGATGCAACTTGATGGATCCCATG ACTATGTTGATGGCTTCATATCTGATGCTGGCAGTATTTACAAAACCAAGATTGATGGTGCAAAAAGTGCTGCTATAGAGCTTACAG ATAAGGATGAATTGATTGTCATTCGTTCGGATGAATCTTCTGGATTAGATGTTCTTGATAACGAACTCGCCAACTTG GCAACCTGGTTGGCGGGATCCTATCAGAAAGCTGATAGCAAATTAAACATTCCCTTGAAGAGTGGAAACAGTCTTACTTTGTTCCTCACTAAG GAAGCAGACGTTGAATTTGCATCCAGCTTGATCTCCCTTCTTAAAACCATCGAAAGGGGTATTCAGGTTCACGAAGATTTCTCAGGAGGCATCGTGAGCCCTGCAGAGTTATTAGTATGCCACTTCACGGGCATTAAG GCTCTGGAAGATGAATATGGTTCCGCAGAAATTGTTAAGCAGGGAGCTGAAGTAGTTCAGACAGCTCTCACAAAAGCATTGGATCAATTGCAGGGAGCATATAATG GAAAAATTGTTGGACTGGTAATATCCGCTAAGGAGGCTTCAACATCCTTGGCATCCATCATCGATGCACTGTCTTCATTGCATATCTCAAGACGGCTTGCAGAAGCATCTAAAACTAATGCTACAGCTTCTATAGCTGCTATATATCTTGTTAGATTGAGTCTTGCATGGATTACAGGGATCATCCTTCTCGTCTCAACTCTCATTGGG ATTTGCTTGCTCATGAACATGCCGCTTACGAGGGACACACTCCTATATTCAAATGTCAAGATTGATTAG